One segment of Candidatus Nitrospira nitrificans DNA contains the following:
- a CDS encoding rhomboid family intramembrane serine protease, whose product MIPLHDDNPTQRIPIVTMIFIGICVTVFLYQTNLPQEAAELFAFQYGAIPAIVFGQASLPDEAVALPASLTLVSSMFLHGGWMHLLGNMLYLWIFGNNIEDVMGHVKFTVFYLLCGILAALSHALTDPSSQIPMVGASGAISAVLGAYLLLFPRAHVLVLLPAIGMTRVAAGIVLGMWFVTQLISGGMSVGAAGGGVAFFAHIGGFIAGMTLIGFFKRKDVRFFSPGRSTWPS is encoded by the coding sequence ATGATTCCTCTCCACGACGATAATCCCACCCAACGGATTCCCATCGTCACGATGATCTTTATCGGCATCTGTGTCACTGTGTTTCTCTATCAAACGAATCTTCCTCAGGAGGCCGCCGAGCTCTTTGCGTTTCAATACGGCGCCATCCCTGCCATTGTCTTTGGCCAGGCTTCGCTTCCCGACGAAGCCGTTGCCTTGCCGGCATCCCTGACGCTGGTAAGCAGCATGTTTCTTCACGGAGGCTGGATGCATCTACTCGGGAACATGCTCTACCTCTGGATTTTCGGCAATAACATCGAAGATGTGATGGGCCACGTGAAATTCACCGTCTTCTATCTCCTCTGCGGTATCCTGGCTGCGCTGAGCCATGCCTTAACCGACCCCTCCTCCCAAATCCCGATGGTGGGGGCTAGCGGGGCCATTTCGGCTGTACTCGGCGCCTATCTGCTGTTATTTCCACGCGCTCATGTGCTGGTTTTGCTGCCGGCGATCGGAATGACCAGAGTAGCAGCGGGCATCGTTCTCGGCATGTGGTTTGTCACGCAGCTGATCAGCGGGGGCATGAGCGTGGGAGCTGCTGGAGGTGGTGTCGCTTTTTTTGCTCATATCGGTGGATTCATCGCGGGGATGACGCTCATCGGCTTCTTCAAACGGAAAGATGTGCGGTTTTTTTCACCTGGCCGGTCGACGTGGCCTTCATGA